In Propionispora vibrioides, the genomic stretch TTTTGTTCACTGCAAGGCGGAGAACGCCGGCGGGCTGATGCCCGTCAAGGACGACAACGCAGCGGTGGCAAAAAAGACCGCAAAGCTATCATGGTTTTGGTAGGATGATAGTATTACCCTTTTCCACCTCTTTTTTCGTGCTATAATTCACCAAAAAACAGTAAATTCCTCTTTTTTTACATTTTTTCCGGGGCGTCTACGCCTAAAATAGCCAACCCATGGCGAAGCGTATGCTGCACTGCCGTAACCAGCGCGATACGTGAGCGCTGCAGTTCCTGATCCACCCCGATGATGCGGCACTGATTATAAAAGGTATGAAACAGCCCGGCCAGTTCATGGACATAGCGGGCAACCCGGTGAACAGCCCGCTCCTTAGCGGCATTGGAAATTTCCTCCGGATAATCGCCCAGCTTCTTGATCAGATCAATTTCGGCGGCTTCCTCCAGCCGTTCCAACCGGCAGGCCGCCACATCGCCGACGGAAATGCCGGCCTCCTGAACCTGACGGAAAATGCTGCAAATCCGGGCGTGAGCGTATTGAATATAATAGACAGGATTTTCATTGGAACGGGATTTGGCCAAATCGAGGTCAAAATCGAGCTGGCTGTCGATGGAACGCATAATGAAGAAAAACCGCGCCGCATCCCGGCCGACTTCTTCCATCAATTCAGTCAGCGTAACCCCCTGACCGGTACGCTTGGACATCTTGACCAGCTCGCCGTTTTGATACAGGCTGACCATTTGGAGAATAAGCACTTCCAAACAGTCCGGATCATAACCCAAGGCGGCGATAGCGGCCCGTACCCGCGGTATGTAGCCGTGATGGTCGGCACCCCAGATATTGATAAGCTTGTCAAAGCCCCGCTCCAGCTTGTTACGGTGATAGGCGATATCAGCCGCCAGATAGGTGGGCACGCCGTTGTCCCGGATAACCACCCGGTCTTTGTCGTCGCCACTCGCCGTAGAACGCAGCCAGAGCGCACCGTCCTGTTCATACATATGCCCCTTTTCTTTAAAAATGCGGCATACCTCAGCAATGGACCGGGCTTCGTGCAGCGTCCGTTCACTGAACCAGACATCGAAGGTAACATTAAACGCGGCCAGGTCTTCCTTCAGGGCCGCCAGTTTCTCCGACAAGGCCAGTTCCTTAAATACGGTCAGCCGTTCCGCTTCGGTCATATTCAGGTAGCGGTCACCCTCGCGGTTAATAATCCGCTGCGCCGTGTCGATGATATCATGGCCGTGATAGCCGTCCTCGGGAAAGGCCGCCGTTTGTCCCAGCAGTTCCAGATAGCGGGCATTGACGGAAGCGGCCAAATTGTCAATCTGATTGCCGGCATCGTTAATATAAAACTCGCTTTGCACCTCATAACCGGCGGCCCGCAGCAGGTTGACCAGCGTACTGCCGACAGCAGCTCCCCGGCCATGGCCCACATGGAGCGGACCGGTCGGATTGGCGCTGACGAATTCCACCTGGACTTTTTGGCCCTGACCGGCCGTTGTATTACCATAGGCGCTACCCTGCCGCAAAATACCCTGCAGCATCTCATAAAGCCAGTCGGCTTTCAGATAAAAATTAATAAAGCCCGGACCGGCAATCTCCGCCCGTTCCAGCCAAGTCCCCCGTAAATGGGCCACAATGGCCTCCGCAATTTTCCGCGGATTGGCTTTGGCCACCCGGGCAGCCTGCATCGCAAAATTGGTCGCATAATCGCCAAATTCCTTCTGCGGCGGCACTTCCAGCACAACGGCCGGCAAATCCTCCATAGCAAGGGTAAGCAAACCTTCGCTTACGGCCTGGTGAACGGCCTCCCTGATGGCCTCCTGCAGTACAATTTTCATATCCATGTAAACCTAATCCTCCCGTAAGGTAATCGACAAAGTATTGGCGCTTTGCCAATCCCCTGCTATTTCCAGTTCATATTCAATGTAAATCGCCGGCAATTCCTGGGCGCCGGCAGTTCCCGAAATATGTAGAACGCCGGTGACGACCGCCATGTCCAGATTGCCGAACGGCGTGGTGTAAAGGCTCTGCGTCTTTTGCCCCGGACGAAACACCTGCTTTTGTTCCACCTTGCCCATACGAAGCAGCGTCACTTCATCAGGCCGTACCTTGATCACCGTAGTCGTTCCTTCCAGGCCGGAAAGCTCCGTCTCCCGGTACTTGATATAACCCACACCGTTTTTTCGCACATAATCCCCGGTGCCGACAAGCTCGATGCGGTTTTCCTCCCCCTGAGCGTCCCGCTGCAACCCCGTTACGGTTACGACCACCTGTTTTGTCCGTTCTGCCATAAGTTACCTCTTTTTGCAAATCTCCGCATTTTCCGAACCAAACCTACATCGGCTTACACATGAATCTATTATAGCGTAATCCATGGCAATTGCCAATTTTGTTATAAAAAAAATAACGGAATTCCGGTCCGCCAAATAGCGGCCTTCCGTCCGTCAAGGGTTCTCTGGTATTAATGCCACAAGGTCTCAATATGGGCGCCTACGTAATAATACTTAAGAATGTCGGCGGCCTTCCAGCCCTGCTGAACATAGGTATAGGCACCCCACTGGCACAGGCCAACGCCGTTGCCCCAACCGTTCCCCTGAAACACAAAATTTTTCCCGTCATACGCCATGTCCGTAATTAACGTCGATTTCAGACGGTCATATCCGACTTGTTTGCGAAAATCCGCTCCGTACATCTTAACATTGCCGGCCCCGATATATAGGATACGGCCGGAGGGACCCCGTTCCAGAATTTTAATATCCGCCGGATTGCCCTGATAGCCTAAAATCCTTGCTACCTCGGCAGCCGGAATTTTCACGGTCCATACCTGCTGCTCAGGCGGTGCGTTCCAGAAGCAATTGTCCCGGACAGGTTGAAAGTAAGGCGTCGGCACCGGAATTTCCACCGGGAAGCTTTCCTCCTTAGTTGCGGCAATTTGCCCGTTGCAGGCACTGTAGATGGCATATACCAGGCTGTCGCCGTACATCAGCACCTGGCCGCGAGTCAGGCGCACCGCTTCCCGCACGGTATCATTGACCCGCTCCCGGGAGTAAGCTTGCAGCTCTTCCTTGGCCGTACTGACATCGGCGTTATGCAGTTTTTTAATCGTCCCAGCCTCTATTGCGTTGACTGTCAGTGTGCGGGAAGTAATTGCCTGGACCATCAGGGCTTCCAGTGGCCAGCTAGGTTCCATCTCTTTGGCGATCACACCCTCCAGATAGGTTTCCAGCGGCATAGTTTCAATCGTTTGCTTATCGGCCATCCAAACCCGCACAACCGGCTCGCGCTGATATTTTTGTACATTAAAGTGATTTGCCCCCGGCACCAGGGTCACCGCCAGCGGGTCTCGCTGCAGCGGGGTAAATTCATGCTCCGTCGGCGCCGAAGGCTGCCGTTCCAGCGGCTTGGCAGCCGGCGGCCGCAAAAAAAGAGCGGTGGCCGCCGTGACAAGGACTACGGCCAGAAGGGCTGTGTAAAATGCTTGGTTGTTTCTCATGTTTCCACCTCACCACAAGTGCTGGACCAGCCTTGAACGCAGAAAATGCTGACGGTCAAAATGTTGCCATCCGGCTTGTCGTCAGTCGGCATACTAACGGTATGCCTCCTTCCTTCGTCTTGGCTGGCAAAATTTTGCCTCGCCATCCTCTTTCCGTTTCAAAGCTGGTCCAGCACTAGTATATCCGCTTCCCTCCGCTTCATGCGCTGCCAGGCAGGGCGGAAAAATCTTTGCAACCTTATCCTATTTTTTGTGACGCAAAATACTGGCTGGCACCTGTCATAGTTTTGTCATATTTCCATGATATTCTAAATACATCAACCGGCGGACGGCTTTTCCGCTGAGCTAAGCAGGGATACCGTCCCGCCGTTTCCATAGATTGCCGGCTTTGCCGGCAATAGATAAAGGAACCACTGATTGATTCGCTCTGCGTACCCTGACAGATCTTTTCCGCCAGGCCAACAGGCACATTTCATCAGCGATTCCTAAGACTAAGGAGGAGTTACTATGAAAAAGAAAATATTAACCATGCTTGCCGGAACTATGCTGGTAGCCGGCACGGCCATGGCAGCGCCGATTTCCGATATACAAGAAGGTCAGACCACCGTAGGGTATACCCATTACAATCTAAGCTCCAATACCCATGACGTCAAAGACGACAGCTTCTATCTGGAAAGCGCCGTATCGCAAAAGTTCATCTTAGGCATTGAAAACAACAGCGCCTTCCCATACAATGGCGTAAAAGCCACCGACGTATACGCCCAGTATAAGTTGGACCCCAATGTCCGCCTGATTGCCGGCAACCGCAGCTATGAAGACGGTCCGGACAAAATGTTCTACGGCGTTGGCGCCAACGTGGCCCTGGCTCCCAAGCTGGACGGCTACGTGTCGGTAACCAACAGCAGTATTGCCACCGAATGGCAGACAGGCGTCAACTACAAGCTCGACAAACAAACCTCTTTAACTCTGGGCTACAAATCCTATAAGGAAGACCACGCCTCCACTCTCGACGGAGTAGGCTTTGGCGCCAACTATACCTTCTAAAATTACCCAATGGGAAAAACTGCCGGCAACGGCAGTTTTTTTTGTCCCTTCCCTCATTTCCGCCCCAGCCAAATCAAGACAAATTTCGGGAAATTAATTGCAAAACCGCCAGAGACTGCCATGGTTGGAACAGGATTTTGCGGAACGATGCAGAATATTATGCTTTATTCTGGATTCAACTATCTTATCCCGCAATCTTTATCCAAACCAATTAGACGGAGGCTGTATAATGAGCGCAATACGAATCATGATTGTAGACGATTCCCCCTTCTCCCGTACATTGCTTGCCGATGCACTGCAGGAAGAAGGCTATGAGATCGTCGGCGAAGCAGACGGCTTCGACTCCCTGATTGAAGTTTACACAGAGTGCAAGCCGGATATCGTCACCATGGACATTGCCATGCCTGGCGCCGACGGCTTTGAGTGCAGCAAAGCCTTACGCCTGCACGATCCCAAGGCCAAGATCATTCTGGTCAGTTCCATGAAGGATGAAGAAACCGAAGCCGAGGCTCGCCGGGCCGGTGTGGTCGGCTATCTGCAAAAGCCAATTGACAGCGAAAACCTGAACCGGGTTATTTCCAATGTTATGGCCCCTGACAGCTTGTTTAACACCTTGCAGACTACAGGATTGGATACCTTTAAAGAAGCTCTGTCGCAAAGCGTCACCCGCATGACAAAAACGACGGCATCCTATACGGAGGACATTCCTAACGAAACTTATATTTCACAGGGAATCACGGTTGTTATCGGGATTATCGGCCGCTATTCCGGCACTACAGTGATGGATATGCCGGTGGATGTCGCCGAAAAGATGGCGGAGAAAATTCTGCGGCGTGAAGCCAAAAACCGCGACGAAGTAGTGGCCATGGCGGCTGAGTTCGCCAATGTGGTAGCCGGCATCGCCTGCTCGATGCTAAATAAAAAGGAAAAAGCCCTGGGACTGCGGGTAGCGCCGCCCAGTGTGTTCCACGGCACGCCAACCGAAATTGTCAGCCCGACGGTAAAACTGACCGGTTGCTATGTGGATACCGACTTTGGCCGCATTTACCTGAGTGTTGGCTTTAAGAAAGGATCTGTCTTATGGATGTAAAGCTCATTAATCCGGTTTTGCAGGCCTTTGCCAATATTCTGCCGCAAATTGGCTTCCAGCAAAACATTGAGAAAAAAGGACTTTCCCTTATCGGCTCCACCCTTACCAATCCGGGACTGCTGCTGACCATCAGCATCGTCGGCCCGTTAAAAGGCACCGTGTTAATCGGTATGACGCTGGAAGCCGCTAAACACTTCGCCTCCAAGATGATGATGGGCATGCCGGTGGCCGAATTGGACCCGCTAGCCCAAAGCGCCATTTCGGAAATGGGCAACATGGTTTGCGCCAACTCCTGTACTAACTTTGCTGAAGCAGGCATCGGCGGCCTGGACATTTCACCACCGACCATGATGATCGGCGAAGGCGGCCATGTTATGCTATCCGTACCCAATGTCATTATGGTTAAATTTTCAATTGACAATATTGATGTGGATGTCTATGTGGGACTTATAAAATAACTTGACAAGCAATGTGCCAAAAGAGACAGTCCGGTGAATTTTTATCACCAGTCCTGCCTCTTTTTGTATTCTATCCGGTAGTGCTCCGATACCCTGGTTTTCAGCTTTACCAACGAATATTCCAGTTGGAGTACTTCCTGTAAGCAGTCAACAAACACATTCCATTCTTCAGACGTAAATCCCTCCCGGACCTTCTTGTCACCGCCAATGTTGTACAATTGATGCATGGCGGCTTCTGCCTGCCGGATATTCTGCATAGTAGCAAGCATTTGTTCCTTAATGCTCAACATAATGACCAATCCCTTCATTTTAAAAGAAAATACCCTCAACACGGTATTTTCTTTTATTTTAACAAGAAACAGGCATAATAGCAATAACTGACAGTTAACTTAATTTTACTCTTGGTTAACAGGCTTGTTCCCCTATGATGTGTAACTTCTGTTATTGGGTGATATGATACTATGCAATTTGGTGAAATTATAAAAGAGGTTCGGGAAAAGAATCTGCTAAGCCAGGAAGAAGCCGCCAAACAAATCGAAAAAACCTATGCCATCCGCCTGTCCGCTTCTTACTTAAGTATGATCGAAAGCGGGGCGCGCACTAATATAACCGTGAAAGTACTGCGTTCGTTGCTGCACTTTTACAAGCTTCCGGTGTCTGCTGCCGGCAGTCTCTTTGGTCAGGCCGGTACCGGTCAGTCGAAAATTGCCGAAGCCGCCGTCCCCTACCGCCTCGATCCACTCTTAATTCCGCCGGAACAGCTTGCCGCCCTGCCGGCGGAAGCCAGGCACACGCTCCAGGATTTTGTTGCCTTTATGCTCACCAGATATGGTGTAGTCAAATAAATTCTTTTTCCCTGATCAAAAACGGGACTGCCGCCATTT encodes the following:
- a CDS encoding chemotaxis protein CheX, encoding MDVKLINPVLQAFANILPQIGFQQNIEKKGLSLIGSTLTNPGLLLTISIVGPLKGTVLIGMTLEAAKHFASKMMMGMPVAELDPLAQSAISEMGNMVCANSCTNFAEAGIGGLDISPPTMMIGEGGHVMLSVPNVIMVKFSIDNIDVDVYVGLIK
- a CDS encoding SpoIID/LytB domain-containing protein; its protein translation is MRNNQAFYTALLAVVLVTAATALFLRPPAAKPLERQPSAPTEHEFTPLQRDPLAVTLVPGANHFNVQKYQREPVVRVWMADKQTIETMPLETYLEGVIAKEMEPSWPLEALMVQAITSRTLTVNAIEAGTIKKLHNADVSTAKEELQAYSRERVNDTVREAVRLTRGQVLMYGDSLVYAIYSACNGQIAATKEESFPVEIPVPTPYFQPVRDNCFWNAPPEQQVWTVKIPAAEVARILGYQGNPADIKILERGPSGRILYIGAGNVKMYGADFRKQVGYDRLKSTLITDMAYDGKNFVFQGNGWGNGVGLCQWGAYTYVQQGWKAADILKYYYVGAHIETLWH
- a CDS encoding DUF1934 domain-containing protein; protein product: MAERTKQVVVTVTGLQRDAQGEENRIELVGTGDYVRKNGVGYIKYRETELSGLEGTTTVIKVRPDEVTLLRMGKVEQKQVFRPGQKTQSLYTTPFGNLDMAVVTGVLHISGTAGAQELPAIYIEYELEIAGDWQSANTLSITLRED
- a CDS encoding helix-turn-helix domain-containing protein; translation: MQFGEIIKEVREKNLLSQEEAAKQIEKTYAIRLSASYLSMIESGARTNITVKVLRSLLHFYKLPVSAAGSLFGQAGTGQSKIAEAAVPYRLDPLLIPPEQLAALPAEARHTLQDFVAFMLTRYGVVK
- a CDS encoding response regulator; this encodes MSAIRIMIVDDSPFSRTLLADALQEEGYEIVGEADGFDSLIEVYTECKPDIVTMDIAMPGADGFECSKALRLHDPKAKIILVSSMKDEETEAEARRAGVVGYLQKPIDSENLNRVISNVMAPDSLFNTLQTTGLDTFKEALSQSVTRMTKTTASYTEDIPNETYISQGITVVIGIIGRYSGTTVMDMPVDVAEKMAEKILRREAKNRDEVVAMAAEFANVVAGIACSMLNKKEKALGLRVAPPSVFHGTPTEIVSPTVKLTGCYVDTDFGRIYLSVGFKKGSVLWM
- the argS gene encoding arginine--tRNA ligase — protein: MDMKIVLQEAIREAVHQAVSEGLLTLAMEDLPAVVLEVPPQKEFGDYATNFAMQAARVAKANPRKIAEAIVAHLRGTWLERAEIAGPGFINFYLKADWLYEMLQGILRQGSAYGNTTAGQGQKVQVEFVSANPTGPLHVGHGRGAAVGSTLVNLLRAAGYEVQSEFYINDAGNQIDNLAASVNARYLELLGQTAAFPEDGYHGHDIIDTAQRIINREGDRYLNMTEAERLTVFKELALSEKLAALKEDLAAFNVTFDVWFSERTLHEARSIAEVCRIFKEKGHMYEQDGALWLRSTASGDDKDRVVIRDNGVPTYLAADIAYHRNKLERGFDKLINIWGADHHGYIPRVRAAIAALGYDPDCLEVLILQMVSLYQNGELVKMSKRTGQGVTLTELMEEVGRDAARFFFIMRSIDSQLDFDLDLAKSRSNENPVYYIQYAHARICSIFRQVQEAGISVGDVAACRLERLEEAAEIDLIKKLGDYPEEISNAAKERAVHRVARYVHELAGLFHTFYNQCRIIGVDQELQRSRIALVTAVQHTLRHGLAILGVDAPEKM